A part of Loxodonta africana isolate mLoxAfr1 chromosome 11, mLoxAfr1.hap2, whole genome shotgun sequence genomic DNA contains:
- the RAB27B gene encoding ras-related protein Rab-27B isoform X2, whose translation MSLNIHVETVEFMYVLLCIFSATTTKIKYLRKEAMPFLCQVYNTQGPNGSSGKAFKVHLQLWDTAGQERFRSLTTAFFRDAMGFLLMFDLTSQQSFLNVRNWMSQLQANAYCENPDIVLIGNKADLPDQREVNERQARDLADKYGIPYFETSAATGQNVEKAVETLLDLIMKRMEQCVEKTQVPETANGGNSGKLDGEKPAEKKCAC comes from the exons atgtcactgaatatacatgtagaaactgttgaattcatgtatgttttgctgtgtatcttctcagcaacaacgacaaaaataaaatatttacgaAAAGAAGCGATGCCTTTTCTTTGCCAG GTTTATAACACGCAAGGACCAAATGGATCTTCAGGGAAAGCATTTAAGGTGCATCTTCAGCTTTGGGACACTGCAGGACAAGAGCG GTTTCGGAGCCTCACCACCGCGTTTTTCAGAGATGCCATGGGCTTCTTATTAATGTTTGACCTCACCAGTCAACAGAGCTTCCTAAATGTCAGAAACTGGATGA GCCAACTGCAAGCAAATGCTTATTGTGAAAATCCGGATATAGTATTAATTGGCAACAAGGCAGACCTGCCAGACCAGAGGGAAGTCAACGAACGGCAAGCCCGAGATCTAGCAGACAAATACGG CATACCCTACTTTGAAACAAGTGCAGCGACTGGACAGAATGTGGAGAAAGCTGTGGAGACCCTTCTGGACTTAATAATGAAGCGAATGGAACAGTGTGTAGAGAAGACACAAGTCCCTGAAACGGCCAATGGAGGAAACTCGGGAAAGCTAGATggggagaagccagcagagaaaaAATGTGCCTGCTAG
- the RAB27B gene encoding ras-related protein Rab-27B isoform X1, whose amino-acid sequence MTDGDYDYLIKLLALGDSGVGKTTFLYRYTDNKFNPKFITTVGIDFREKRVVYNTQGPNGSSGKAFKVHLQLWDTAGQERFRSLTTAFFRDAMGFLLMFDLTSQQSFLNVRNWMSQLQANAYCENPDIVLIGNKADLPDQREVNERQARDLADKYGIPYFETSAATGQNVEKAVETLLDLIMKRMEQCVEKTQVPETANGGNSGKLDGEKPAEKKCAC is encoded by the exons ATGACAGATGGGGACTATGATTACCTGATCAAACTCCTGGCCCTTGGAGACTCAGGGGTGGGGAAAACGACATTTCTTTATAGATATACCGACAATAAATTCAACCCCAAATTCATCACAACAGTTGGAATAGACTTTCGGGAAAAACGTGTG GTTTATAACACGCAAGGACCAAATGGATCTTCAGGGAAAGCATTTAAGGTGCATCTTCAGCTTTGGGACACTGCAGGACAAGAGCG GTTTCGGAGCCTCACCACCGCGTTTTTCAGAGATGCCATGGGCTTCTTATTAATGTTTGACCTCACCAGTCAACAGAGCTTCCTAAATGTCAGAAACTGGATGA GCCAACTGCAAGCAAATGCTTATTGTGAAAATCCGGATATAGTATTAATTGGCAACAAGGCAGACCTGCCAGACCAGAGGGAAGTCAACGAACGGCAAGCCCGAGATCTAGCAGACAAATACGG CATACCCTACTTTGAAACAAGTGCAGCGACTGGACAGAATGTGGAGAAAGCTGTGGAGACCCTTCTGGACTTAATAATGAAGCGAATGGAACAGTGTGTAGAGAAGACACAAGTCCCTGAAACGGCCAATGGAGGAAACTCGGGAAAGCTAGATggggagaagccagcagagaaaaAATGTGCCTGCTAG